The following coding sequences are from one Arcobacter nitrofigilis DSM 7299 window:
- a CDS encoding FeoA family protein codes for MTLDEIIPYKPAIIKEITASGILLQKLFDMGFIEGTSIKLIRHSPLKDPIEVELLSYHITLRVNEAKAVKVSYE; via the coding sequence ATGACCCTAGATGAAATAATCCCATACAAACCTGCAATAATCAAAGAGATTACTGCCTCAGGAATATTATTACAAAAACTTTTTGACATGGGGTTTATAGAAGGAACTTCAATTAAACTTATTAGACACTCTCCTTTAAAAGACCCAATTGAAGTAGAACTATTATCTTATCATATTACATTGCGAGTAAATGAAGCTAAGGCTGTTAAGGTTAGTTATGAATAA